Within the Acidimicrobiales bacterium genome, the region GCAGGCGCACCGTGCCCAGGTCGATCAGGGGAACGCCGAACCGGCGGCAGTAGACGCCGAAGACAGCGTCCCGGGCGGCGACCCGCAAGTCGCACCACAGCGCCAGCTCGAACCCACCGGCGACGGCGTGGCCCTCCACGGCCGCTATGACCGGCTTCGAGAGCCGCATCCGGGTGGGACCCATGGGCCCGTTGCCCTCGGGAGAGACCGAGACCGGCCGGGGTTCGCCCGATGCCAGGGCCTTGAGGTCGGCCCCTGCGCAGAAGGTGCCGCCGGCGCCGGTCAGGACGGCCACCGCCACGCTGGCGTCGTCGTCGAAGCGGGCGAAGGCATCGGCCAGGGCGACGGCCGTGGGGCCGTCGACGGCATTGCGGACCTCGGGCCGGTCGATGGTGATGACGGCGACCGGCCCGTCAGTGGCGACGGTGACGCTCATGACGAACC harbors:
- a CDS encoding crotonase/enoyl-CoA hydratase family protein, with product MSVTVATDGPVAVITIDRPEVRNAVDGPTAVALADAFARFDDDASVAVAVLTGAGGTFCAGADLKALASGEPRPVSVSPEGNGPMGPTRMRLSKPVIAAVEGHAVAGGFELALWCDLRVAARDAVFGVYCRRFGVPLIDLGTVRLPRLIGHSRAMDLILTGRGVEGDEALQMGLANRLSEHGQALPTAIELAHQLAGLPQRCLRSDRRSAYEQWGMSEQEAMINEVRHGLATIRSGETLTGAQRFAAGEGRHGSD